The following are from one region of the Alicyclobacillus fastidiosus genome:
- a CDS encoding aspartate ammonia-lyase encodes MSHPTHRTVHDSLGALQIPANAYYGAQTARAIANFPISGLRLPNSFIRAQAIIKWAAAKAHKDLGVLPQDKADAICAAAEEVIEGRHSEWFQVDVYQAGAGTSQNMNVNEVIASRACELLGGSRGDTGLVHPNDDVNKSQSTNDTIHIAMNIAGMEMLAHELDPALAALQQALEAKREEFSGVVKAGRTHLQDAVPLFLGDEFGAYAENIRRHRIWLEQCASNLLAIGMGGNAVGTGINTPAGFAARATEYIAQYTELAFYRPVNPFTFNQNPDEVVLVSGVLRNTAQALARLANDLRLLASGPRTGFAEIILPAVQPGSSIMPGKVNPVLPEMLNMVAFQVIGCDTTVAQAGLAGQLELNVMMPVMAANFLHSIHILSSGVRTFTERCIGGIKADAARCLWYAENTLSLATAMNVELGYEEAANVVKYALANNLSLREAGHAVGVDAELLTEALDVKRLAQVVDDLVPKPQAPLVPTAPIPPASDATKRHTGAPFEAAD; translated from the coding sequence ATGTCACACCCCACACACAGAACGGTTCACGATTCCCTAGGAGCGTTACAAATCCCCGCAAATGCCTACTATGGTGCACAAACCGCTCGCGCCATCGCGAATTTCCCGATCAGTGGACTTCGCCTCCCGAATTCGTTCATCCGCGCGCAAGCCATTATCAAGTGGGCAGCAGCGAAGGCTCACAAAGACCTTGGCGTCCTTCCCCAAGACAAGGCGGATGCTATCTGCGCCGCTGCCGAAGAGGTGATCGAGGGCCGCCACAGTGAGTGGTTTCAGGTAGACGTCTATCAAGCCGGCGCAGGTACATCGCAAAATATGAACGTCAATGAAGTCATCGCGAGTCGCGCCTGTGAATTGCTCGGCGGTTCGCGCGGAGACACGGGGCTTGTGCATCCAAACGACGACGTCAACAAGTCCCAGTCGACGAATGACACCATCCACATCGCGATGAATATCGCAGGCATGGAGATGCTCGCTCACGAACTCGATCCCGCCCTCGCTGCGCTGCAACAGGCCTTGGAGGCCAAGCGGGAGGAGTTTTCTGGCGTGGTGAAAGCCGGCCGCACGCACCTTCAAGACGCTGTCCCCCTGTTTCTCGGCGACGAATTTGGCGCCTATGCCGAAAACATTCGACGGCATCGCATCTGGCTCGAACAATGCGCGAGCAACTTGCTCGCGATTGGCATGGGGGGCAACGCAGTGGGGACGGGGATCAATACGCCTGCGGGTTTTGCTGCGCGGGCGACGGAGTATATTGCACAATACACGGAGTTAGCGTTTTATCGCCCTGTCAATCCGTTCACATTCAACCAAAACCCAGACGAAGTTGTACTGGTCAGCGGCGTCTTGAGAAACACTGCGCAGGCTCTCGCGCGATTGGCGAATGACCTTCGCCTGCTCGCTTCCGGGCCCCGTACGGGCTTTGCTGAGATCATCCTGCCTGCCGTCCAGCCTGGTTCCTCGATTATGCCTGGGAAGGTAAACCCTGTCCTGCCCGAGATGCTCAACATGGTCGCATTCCAGGTGATCGGTTGTGACACGACAGTCGCCCAGGCGGGGCTTGCTGGACAATTGGAATTGAACGTGATGATGCCTGTGATGGCGGCGAATTTCTTGCACAGCATCCATATTCTCAGCAGTGGCGTACGCACATTTACGGAACGGTGCATAGGAGGGATTAAAGCAGATGCGGCACGGTGCCTCTGGTATGCGGAAAACACGTTATCGCTCGCCACGGCGATGAATGTCGAACTCGGCTACGAGGAGGCGGCAAACGTCGTCAAATACGCCCTCGCGAACAACCTGTCGCTGCGCGAAGCCGGCCACGCCGTGGGGGTGGATGCGGAACTGCTCACAGAGGCACTCGACGTAAAACGCCTTGCGCAGGTCGTCGACGACCTGGTACCTAAACCCCAGGCGCCGCTAGTGCCCACAGCGCCGATTCCACCTGCAAGCGACGCAACAAAACGGCACACAGGGGCGCCGTTCGAAGCGGCGGATTGA
- a CDS encoding glycosyltransferase family 4 protein — protein sequence MHIMIVAPEDLPIPPRRGGSVQIYSTHLCKAISQREDIQVTLVSPGVKATPSYDQTDYNHITLECSSSDQYWTRVKRLIDSLHPQVVQVENRPKQTLQLRRMYPAKAMVLNLHSLTFLGPRHITSADARRVLSSVHAVVCNSLDLAKTVRERIGLADRWQPSVIYPGVTQPFQKQGSTNIDKTPHDPFRLLFVGRVIRQKGVHIAIDAVKILQRQLPVKLTIVGRTPPWERVYRRQLVRAAANANVTFAGFLTPDRLVDMYAAHDILVCPSQKHEAFGLVNIEAMMNGLPVIASHLGGIPEAVGAEGGLLVHNFHNPSAFARAIRSLQDRQTYQQYSRSALKQAEKFTWTASASQFIELYQSALNPAQEKKHTDI from the coding sequence GACTTGCCGATTCCCCCGCGGCGTGGCGGTAGCGTACAAATCTACTCAACACATCTCTGTAAGGCAATATCACAGCGTGAGGACATTCAGGTGACTCTCGTGAGTCCCGGCGTGAAAGCGACGCCCTCCTATGATCAGACAGACTACAACCACATCACATTGGAGTGCTCCTCTTCAGATCAATACTGGACGCGTGTGAAAAGACTGATCGACAGCCTCCACCCGCAGGTCGTTCAGGTCGAAAATCGACCGAAGCAAACACTTCAACTCCGGCGGATGTACCCTGCGAAGGCGATGGTACTCAATCTCCACTCGTTGACCTTTCTTGGGCCGAGACATATTACATCGGCAGACGCTCGGCGCGTGCTCAGCTCTGTTCACGCCGTGGTGTGCAATAGCCTGGACCTAGCAAAAACCGTGCGCGAACGAATAGGGCTGGCCGATAGGTGGCAACCGTCTGTCATTTACCCGGGTGTGACACAGCCCTTTCAAAAGCAAGGGAGTACGAACATAGACAAGACCCCTCACGACCCATTTCGCCTACTCTTCGTCGGCCGCGTCATCCGCCAAAAAGGGGTGCATATTGCGATTGACGCAGTGAAAATCCTGCAACGACAATTGCCAGTGAAGCTGACGATCGTCGGGAGAACCCCACCGTGGGAACGCGTGTACCGAAGACAACTCGTACGGGCCGCTGCGAACGCCAACGTGACATTTGCTGGATTTCTCACGCCGGATCGACTAGTCGATATGTATGCAGCACACGACATCTTGGTTTGTCCATCACAAAAACACGAGGCGTTCGGTCTAGTCAATATCGAGGCGATGATGAATGGATTGCCCGTCATCGCAAGCCACCTTGGCGGCATCCCCGAGGCTGTTGGCGCAGAAGGCGGGCTGTTGGTGCACAACTTCCACAACCCTTCTGCATTCGCCAGGGCGATTCGCTCGTTACAAGATCGACAGACCTATCAGCAATACAGTCGTTCCGCGTTGAAGCAGGCGGAAAAGTTTACATGGACAGCCTCCGCCTCACAGTTCATCGAGCTTTACCAATCTGCGCTCAATCCTGCGCAAGAAAAAAAGCATACCGACATTTAA
- a CDS encoding APC family permease, translating into MEQGKFRRKLSLLDLTLLGVGSMVGSGWLFASQTAAGMAGSIAWIPWLFGALAVMLIGLVYGEMAAAIPRAGGFVRYPDYTHGSLVGYLIGFASMMAYSSVAGVEAEAVRSYASSYIPGLEVTSGTTTNVTFVGDLFQIALLVLFFLINYWSVQVFGKINTIVTALKFIVPLLTIIVLLFHFHPSNFAVTAASPGGVHGAMQALTAGGLVFSFLGFRQAVDFGAEARNPQRDIPRAIVFAVLLSALIYVVLQLVFIGAVPHNMIANGWQGVTFKSPFANLLQTLGLGWMAVIIFGDAILSPSGTGNIYLAGTARTLFAWARNGYFYSVIGKVDRRTGLPRGALWLTLILSIVWTLPFRFSMWSGLVNAVTSATVMTYMIGPVGVAALRRYAPDLHRPYKLKGLHILAPAAFVCATWIIYWAGWQTDSLLIGFTLASLILYFAFMDKDAASRQRMKTEWKSGIWLIVYYLFVGAMSVLGSFTNTAVYHIVIANPWDSIIVGVGALVFYYWGVASALRVPRIVDETESEEVSDAGYAASDSGSVQA; encoded by the coding sequence ATGGAGCAGGGTAAATTCCGTAGAAAACTAAGTCTATTGGACCTCACGCTCTTAGGTGTCGGCTCAATGGTCGGATCCGGTTGGCTGTTTGCATCGCAGACGGCGGCGGGGATGGCGGGAAGCATCGCCTGGATCCCTTGGCTATTTGGTGCACTTGCCGTCATGCTCATCGGTTTAGTGTACGGTGAAATGGCTGCGGCAATTCCACGCGCGGGCGGTTTTGTCCGGTACCCAGACTACACACACGGTTCGCTCGTCGGTTATTTGATTGGGTTTGCGTCGATGATGGCATACTCCAGCGTCGCAGGTGTCGAGGCGGAAGCGGTGCGCAGTTACGCATCGAGTTACATTCCAGGTCTTGAGGTTACCAGCGGTACCACGACGAACGTTACGTTTGTCGGAGATTTATTTCAAATAGCACTCTTAGTTTTGTTTTTCTTAATCAACTATTGGAGCGTCCAAGTTTTCGGAAAAATCAATACCATTGTCACGGCGCTCAAGTTTATCGTTCCGCTGTTGACGATTATCGTGTTGCTGTTCCATTTCCATCCGAGCAATTTCGCGGTGACGGCTGCGAGCCCTGGTGGGGTTCACGGAGCCATGCAGGCCCTGACGGCAGGTGGGCTCGTCTTCTCGTTCTTAGGATTCCGTCAAGCGGTTGACTTCGGTGCAGAAGCGCGCAATCCTCAGCGTGACATCCCTCGCGCCATCGTGTTTGCTGTGCTCCTCTCGGCGCTGATTTACGTCGTGCTGCAGCTCGTATTCATCGGAGCGGTACCACACAACATGATTGCAAACGGCTGGCAGGGAGTCACCTTCAAATCCCCATTCGCGAATCTGTTGCAGACGCTCGGACTCGGTTGGATGGCCGTCATCATCTTCGGTGACGCGATTCTCTCTCCGTCCGGTACAGGGAATATCTATTTGGCGGGGACGGCGCGCACGCTGTTCGCCTGGGCTCGAAACGGGTATTTCTACTCGGTTATCGGCAAAGTTGACAGACGCACTGGCTTACCGCGCGGCGCATTGTGGCTCACGTTGATCCTGTCTATCGTCTGGACATTGCCATTCCGATTCAGTATGTGGAGCGGCTTGGTCAACGCGGTCACGTCCGCGACCGTCATGACGTATATGATCGGTCCAGTAGGCGTAGCTGCACTTCGCCGTTACGCCCCGGATCTGCACCGTCCGTATAAGTTAAAAGGGTTGCACATTCTCGCCCCTGCAGCGTTTGTTTGCGCAACCTGGATCATCTATTGGGCTGGTTGGCAAACAGACTCGCTGCTCATCGGGTTTACGCTCGCTTCCCTGATTCTGTACTTTGCGTTTATGGATAAGGATGCCGCGTCGCGTCAGCGGATGAAGACCGAGTGGAAGTCGGGTATCTGGCTGATTGTCTACTATCTCTTTGTCGGTGCGATGTCCGTGCTCGGCAGTTTTACCAACACAGCTGTTTATCACATCGTGATCGCCAATCCTTGGGATAGCATTATCGTAGGTGTCGGCGCGCTCGTGTTTTATTACTGGGGCGTTGCCAGTGCACTTCGCGTTCCACGCATCGTCGACGAGACGGAGTCGGAAGAGGTATCAGACGCAGGATACGCCGCGTCAGACAGCGGTTCCGTTCAGGCTTGA
- a CDS encoding 4-hydroxy-3-methylbut-2-enyl diphosphate reductase, which translates to MKVLKVTPRGYCYGVVDAMVVAKRAAEDKALPRPIYILGMIVHNQHVVDAFAKEGVITVDGADRLSLLEQIDEGTVIFTAHGISPEVRARAVAKGLHVIDATCPDVTKTHDLIAEKTKAGYEVVYIGKKGHPEPEGAIGVAPLHVHLVQDPEDVDNLQLSTDQIVVTNQTTMSQWDTQELMERVVAKYPTAEVHNEICLATQTRQQAVAQQVGEADVCIVVGDPRSNNSNRLAQVAEEIAGTRAYRVADVTEIDPAWLAGASVVAVTSGASTPTAITKEVVDYLEQFDPADARTHPIVRTVNPDRILPSVKNPSA; encoded by the coding sequence GTGAAAGTGCTTAAAGTTACGCCTCGCGGGTATTGCTATGGCGTTGTGGATGCGATGGTCGTCGCCAAGCGCGCGGCCGAGGACAAGGCGCTGCCGCGCCCCATCTACATTCTCGGCATGATTGTGCACAATCAGCACGTGGTCGACGCGTTCGCGAAAGAAGGCGTGATCACGGTCGACGGGGCTGATCGACTGTCGCTTTTGGAGCAAATCGATGAGGGTACGGTGATCTTCACCGCCCATGGTATTTCTCCAGAGGTCAGAGCGCGAGCAGTGGCCAAGGGATTACACGTCATTGATGCGACCTGTCCGGATGTGACGAAGACGCACGATTTGATCGCAGAGAAGACAAAAGCCGGTTATGAGGTCGTCTACATCGGGAAAAAAGGTCACCCTGAGCCGGAAGGCGCAATCGGTGTCGCGCCTCTGCACGTGCACCTTGTTCAGGATCCCGAGGACGTGGACAACCTTCAGCTGTCGACAGATCAGATTGTGGTGACGAACCAGACGACGATGAGTCAATGGGACACGCAGGAACTCATGGAACGCGTGGTCGCGAAGTATCCGACGGCGGAAGTCCACAACGAGATCTGTCTGGCTACTCAAACCCGCCAGCAAGCGGTTGCACAGCAGGTGGGTGAGGCTGACGTCTGCATCGTCGTGGGTGACCCGCGCAGCAATAACTCGAATCGACTGGCACAAGTCGCAGAGGAGATTGCTGGCACGCGAGCGTATCGCGTTGCTGACGTGACCGAGATCGATCCCGCGTGGCTCGCTGGTGCAAGCGTTGTCGCGGTCACTTCGGGCGCAAGTACGCCGACGGCGATCACCAAAGAAGTCGTCGATTACTTGGAACAGTTCGACCCGGCTGACGCACGCACGCATCCGATCGTCCGGACGGTCAATCCTGACCGAATTTTACCATCTGTCAAGAATCCGTCAGCCTAG
- a CDS encoding nicotinate phosphoribosyltransferase, with amino-acid sequence MLEIAQLPVYRERHLTLLTDLYQLTMMYGQFCANRHEERVVFDVFYRINPCGNGYVVAAGLEQVAWYLYHLKFTEGDLAYLRSLKMFSEEFLEYLRDFSFHGDVHAIPEGTIVFPNEPLLRVEGPILEVQLIESAVLSFVNHQSLIATKARRIVEAARTNPKHPGSPVIEMGLRRAQNVDASVFGARAAYIGGCVGTSNLMAGESYQIPVSGTQGHSWIQSFPSELDAFVAYSQAFPEETVLLVDTYDVLRSGVPNAIRVGQQMKEAGLSLKGIRIDSGDLAYLSKRARRMLDAAGLKDVKIIASSDLDEYIIRDLITQGAEIDAWGVGTHLITSSECPALGCVYKLVAQEVDHAWEPRIKVSENPNKVTNPGRKKVLRLFVDDQAVADLIALTHEEFDASEPLELFDPIHTYKRKVIENYRIEELLVPIFVAGKLVYELPEVQQIRARVDEQVEQFAPEIRRPRKPHEYHVDLSQELWDLKQELLHQWRSH; translated from the coding sequence ATGCTGGAAATTGCCCAACTGCCGGTGTACCGGGAGCGACACCTGACCCTATTGACGGACTTATACCAATTGACGATGATGTACGGGCAGTTTTGCGCGAACCGGCACGAAGAGCGGGTCGTCTTTGACGTGTTCTATCGGATCAACCCGTGTGGAAATGGCTACGTCGTGGCCGCAGGACTTGAGCAAGTGGCGTGGTACCTCTACCATTTGAAGTTCACGGAGGGGGATTTAGCCTATTTGCGTTCCCTGAAGATGTTCTCTGAGGAATTTCTCGAGTACCTCAGAGATTTTTCGTTCCATGGCGATGTGCACGCGATTCCGGAGGGGACCATCGTGTTTCCAAACGAGCCTCTGCTTCGCGTCGAAGGACCGATTTTGGAAGTGCAACTCATCGAGTCGGCCGTCCTGTCGTTCGTCAATCACCAAAGTCTCATCGCGACGAAGGCTCGACGCATCGTGGAAGCGGCCCGAACGAATCCGAAGCATCCAGGCAGTCCAGTCATTGAGATGGGCCTGCGGCGGGCGCAGAACGTGGATGCCTCCGTGTTTGGCGCGCGCGCGGCGTACATCGGCGGGTGTGTCGGGACCAGCAATCTGATGGCAGGAGAATCCTATCAGATCCCGGTTTCAGGTACGCAAGGGCACAGTTGGATTCAGAGTTTCCCGTCCGAATTGGATGCATTTGTGGCCTATTCACAGGCGTTTCCCGAGGAGACAGTGCTGCTTGTCGACACGTACGACGTACTGCGCTCAGGCGTTCCAAACGCCATTCGCGTTGGCCAGCAGATGAAGGAGGCGGGGTTGTCCCTCAAGGGGATCCGCATCGACAGCGGCGACCTCGCGTACCTGTCCAAGCGGGCGCGGCGCATGCTCGACGCGGCTGGACTCAAGGACGTCAAGATTATCGCCTCATCCGATCTCGACGAGTACATCATCCGGGACCTCATCACGCAGGGGGCTGAAATTGACGCATGGGGCGTGGGGACGCACCTGATCACCAGTTCGGAGTGCCCTGCACTCGGCTGTGTTTACAAGTTGGTGGCACAGGAAGTCGACCATGCGTGGGAACCGCGGATCAAGGTATCCGAAAATCCAAACAAAGTGACCAACCCTGGGCGTAAAAAGGTCTTGCGCCTGTTTGTCGACGACCAAGCGGTGGCCGATTTGATCGCGCTGACCCATGAGGAGTTTGACGCGTCCGAGCCGCTGGAACTGTTTGACCCGATTCATACGTATAAGCGGAAAGTGATTGAGAACTATCGGATCGAGGAACTGCTCGTGCCGATTTTCGTTGCTGGCAAGCTGGTTTACGAGTTGCCCGAAGTCCAACAGATCCGGGCGCGCGTCGACGAACAGGTGGAACAGTTTGCACCGGAGATCCGCCGACCGCGCAAGCCTCATGAATACCATGTAGATCTGTCGCAGGAACTGTGGGATTTAAAACAGGAACTGCTGCACCAGTGGCGCAGCCATTGA
- a CDS encoding S9 family peptidase: MQNWSVETLLSFQIPEGIAISPDATLAVYTLRTLDEEEGKYRYKLWSVSRGNSPVQLTRGDSKDTYAQMSPDGRWLGFISDRRAKPSKEEEHAPDQQLYILPLGGGEAFLASEDLGNIYDYAFSPDGNRVYVIADEAENEYEKYQRTTAEEDLRDVIHEERNQHPRRICSISLDDLEVKTLYRRDFGLMQLAVSRDGSSLIFVTNYTGMTNDLDRCDLWRLDGLSADAERCQASPVVVRSGACVQPAISPSGEITAFVAPRGDRSEHAQSDLWLVDNRSGVVTNLTEQLSFVGDVQDVQWLREDTLVAAVEKGLYAPLVRFQRVDQAEGAWVYEFLTEETAVVSEFAVAAGTDTIGYLAETVDRPYEICTLSGALRGDAPTKDVWTELHAEFAELPRARVQSFQWQSFDGWGMEGVLALPNEELAGPGPYPLIVDIHGGPAWHATLAFSNYLNLHWLGSLGYAVFCPNYRGGVGYGHEYIQANAMDLGGGDYKDIMSGVDAVIATGLVDESRMGLTGGSYGGYMTNWIIGHDHRFRAAVSEFGIWNLFTDFGCSTQRVWEVMYLGRYWENEALYLERSPARYVQEIDTPVLIVHGDDDDNTFPANSKEMYNALVEAGKTVEYIHYPREGHGIREPRHRADELRRIAHWFGHYIKTPCTVEPVAFGQEWLIADGRYKASVEKVEDTTRHRAHGEDYGRVIEVHVSFAPVSAGEEAKVLELKLDNPATSDVSVLFSGKSPHQRPSLFGSATLLPLGAAVGNVVVTGDMVFHLEHVASIQFLFDADVLTYGTLNECVFFLKGVPFQLA, encoded by the coding sequence GTGCAGAATTGGTCGGTAGAGACGCTATTGTCGTTTCAAATACCAGAGGGAATTGCCATTTCACCGGATGCGACACTAGCGGTTTATACCCTGCGTACACTCGATGAAGAAGAAGGAAAGTATCGCTATAAACTGTGGTCCGTGTCGCGAGGGAACTCGCCAGTACAACTGACAAGGGGAGACAGCAAGGATACATATGCGCAAATGAGCCCTGACGGCAGATGGTTGGGGTTTATCAGCGATCGGCGCGCGAAGCCATCGAAAGAGGAAGAACATGCGCCGGATCAACAGTTGTATATTCTCCCATTAGGTGGAGGCGAGGCGTTTTTGGCCTCCGAGGACTTGGGCAACATCTACGACTACGCTTTTAGTCCAGATGGGAACCGCGTCTACGTGATCGCCGACGAGGCGGAGAACGAGTACGAAAAATATCAGCGCACGACGGCGGAAGAGGATCTGCGCGACGTGATTCACGAGGAGCGCAACCAGCACCCGCGGCGAATCTGTTCGATTTCGCTCGACGACTTAGAGGTCAAGACGCTGTATCGGCGGGATTTTGGACTCATGCAGCTCGCTGTGAGTCGCGACGGCAGCTCTCTGATATTCGTTACAAATTACACCGGAATGACCAATGATCTGGACAGGTGCGACTTGTGGAGACTCGATGGCCTGAGTGCGGATGCCGAGAGATGCCAGGCGTCCCCCGTAGTCGTGCGATCCGGCGCGTGCGTCCAACCGGCGATTTCGCCAAGCGGGGAGATAACAGCCTTCGTCGCGCCGCGGGGCGATAGGAGCGAGCATGCACAATCCGACTTGTGGTTGGTGGACAACCGCTCGGGCGTCGTGACAAACCTTACGGAGCAGCTTTCGTTTGTCGGCGATGTGCAGGATGTTCAGTGGCTACGTGAAGATACGCTCGTGGCGGCCGTGGAAAAGGGGCTGTACGCGCCGCTCGTCCGCTTTCAGAGGGTAGACCAAGCAGAAGGTGCCTGGGTCTACGAGTTCCTGACGGAAGAGACCGCGGTGGTGAGCGAATTCGCAGTGGCTGCAGGGACCGATACGATTGGGTACCTGGCCGAGACGGTCGATCGTCCGTACGAGATCTGTACGCTGTCTGGCGCCCTGAGAGGCGACGCGCCAACTAAGGATGTATGGACCGAACTGCACGCTGAGTTTGCGGAGTTGCCCCGTGCGCGCGTGCAGTCATTCCAGTGGCAGTCGTTCGACGGTTGGGGCATGGAAGGTGTTCTTGCGCTGCCCAACGAGGAACTTGCAGGACCGGGGCCCTATCCGCTCATCGTCGACATCCACGGCGGCCCGGCATGGCACGCCACGCTGGCGTTTTCCAACTACCTCAACCTACACTGGTTGGGGAGTCTCGGCTACGCCGTATTTTGCCCGAACTATCGCGGCGGCGTTGGTTATGGTCACGAGTACATTCAGGCCAATGCGATGGATCTCGGCGGCGGGGACTACAAAGATATCATGTCGGGCGTCGATGCGGTGATCGCAACGGGGTTGGTCGACGAGTCGCGGATGGGACTGACAGGCGGCAGCTATGGCGGGTACATGACCAACTGGATCATCGGCCACGACCATCGTTTCCGAGCTGCCGTCTCGGAGTTCGGGATTTGGAATCTATTCACCGACTTCGGTTGTTCCACGCAGCGCGTGTGGGAAGTCATGTACCTGGGAAGGTACTGGGAGAACGAGGCGCTCTACCTGGAGAGGTCACCGGCGCGCTATGTGCAGGAGATCGACACGCCGGTGCTGATCGTCCACGGGGATGACGACGACAACACGTTTCCGGCCAACTCGAAGGAGATGTACAACGCGCTCGTGGAAGCCGGAAAGACCGTCGAGTACATCCACTACCCGCGTGAGGGGCACGGCATTCGCGAACCGCGGCACCGGGCTGACGAGTTGCGGCGCATTGCACACTGGTTTGGACACTACATCAAAACGCCCTGCACGGTGGAGCCAGTTGCATTTGGCCAGGAGTGGCTCATCGCTGACGGTCGCTACAAAGCGTCGGTAGAAAAAGTGGAGGATACGACGAGACATCGCGCGCACGGGGAAGACTATGGAAGGGTGATCGAAGTGCACGTGTCCTTCGCGCCAGTCTCCGCGGGGGAGGAAGCGAAGGTACTGGAGCTGAAATTGGACAATCCAGCCACTTCCGATGTGTCCGTTTTGTTCTCTGGGAAAAGTCCCCATCAGCGGCCGTCCTTGTTCGGCAGCGCCACGCTTTTGCCGCTTGGCGCAGCAGTGGGGAATGTGGTCGTAACAGGAGATATGGTGTTTCATCTCGAACATGTTGCATCGATTCAGTTTTTGTTCGATGCGGACGTACTTACCTACGGCACTTTGAACGAATGTGTGTTCTTTCTCAAAGGGGTGCCGTTTCAGCTTGCTTGA
- a CDS encoding proline dehydrogenase, whose protein sequence is MEEALRSFFLQLAQNKAMNSWAKRYGLRFGANRFVAGETIEAAIETVRQLNQSGIAVTLDHLGEFVADEAEARASADYCVKTLDAIHAAGADSSLSLKLTQIGLDISKDLCLENMRMILNRASSHDLWVNIDMEDFARCQVTLDIFRELAASYQKVQTVIQSYLYRSLEDVETLTEMGASIRLVKGAYKEPESVAYPDKKDVDANYLKMLDVHLPSPGLTSIATHDEQIIDYAKQAIQAKNIGKHQYEFQMLYGIRTDLQQSLAKEGYSVRVYVPYGDDWYGYFMRRLAERPANVQFVLKGVLH, encoded by the coding sequence ATGGAGGAAGCGCTTCGCTCTTTCTTCTTGCAATTGGCACAAAACAAGGCTATGAACAGTTGGGCCAAAAGATATGGACTGCGGTTTGGGGCAAACCGATTCGTCGCGGGTGAAACGATCGAGGCCGCGATCGAAACCGTTCGTCAGTTGAATCAATCCGGAATCGCCGTGACACTCGATCACCTCGGTGAATTCGTCGCCGACGAAGCGGAAGCTCGCGCTTCGGCCGACTATTGCGTGAAGACGCTCGACGCTATCCACGCGGCAGGGGCAGATTCCTCCTTGAGTCTGAAACTGACACAGATCGGTTTGGATATCAGCAAGGATCTGTGTCTTGAGAACATGCGAATGATTCTCAATCGCGCGAGCAGTCATGACCTTTGGGTCAATATCGACATGGAGGATTTTGCGCGTTGCCAAGTCACCCTCGATATTTTCCGGGAACTGGCTGCTTCGTATCAGAAGGTGCAGACGGTCATTCAGTCCTATCTGTACAGAAGTCTCGAAGATGTCGAGACTTTGACCGAGATGGGCGCGAGTATCCGACTTGTCAAAGGGGCTTATAAGGAACCGGAATCGGTGGCGTATCCCGATAAGAAAGACGTCGACGCGAATTATTTGAAGATGTTGGACGTGCACTTGCCGAGTCCGGGTCTCACGTCCATCGCGACGCATGACGAACAGATTATCGATTACGCCAAGCAGGCCATTCAGGCGAAGAACATCGGGAAGCACCAGTACGAGTTTCAAATGCTCTATGGCATCCGCACAGACCTGCAACAGTCGCTTGCCAAGGAAGGGTATTCTGTACGCGTCTACGTGCCATATGGAGACGATTGGTACGGATACTTTATGCGCCGGCTAGCTGAACGGCCGGCAAACGTGCAGTTTGTCTTGAAGGGCGTCCTTCACTGA
- a CDS encoding inositol monophosphatase family protein gives MTNDRFDLDAVLTTALEAALEAGDYFKSRFATELVVKTKSSIADLVTDVDPYCEQLIRTRIHQSFETHQVLGEESVEPGREASERATRAVAEESALWIVDPLDGTTNYVNAIPLSVVSIAFASRGELLVGVIYDPYREEVFYAQQGNGASLASRADVVEWLGRAADRQSGLPGMKLSVSSVTEMRRAVVSTGMPMRHVDRDVMTQRAMRLILEAKSLRTLGAAALHLAYVAAGRIDMFWEYELNAWDVAAGVLLIREAGGVVKDLHGGQYSLLTRDIVASGRTDTADHIVATLRGE, from the coding sequence ATGACGAACGACCGATTTGATTTGGACGCCGTGCTCACGACGGCGTTAGAGGCGGCTCTTGAGGCCGGAGATTACTTTAAATCGAGGTTTGCGACCGAGCTGGTCGTAAAGACCAAGTCGTCTATCGCGGACCTCGTCACCGATGTAGATCCATACTGCGAACAGCTCATTCGCACGCGCATCCATCAATCGTTTGAAACGCATCAAGTGCTTGGTGAGGAGTCAGTCGAACCGGGCCGCGAGGCATCGGAGCGGGCCACGCGAGCAGTTGCAGAAGAATCTGCGCTGTGGATTGTCGATCCGCTCGATGGCACGACCAACTACGTGAACGCCATTCCTCTGTCGGTCGTTTCCATCGCCTTCGCCTCGCGCGGCGAACTTCTGGTGGGCGTCATCTATGACCCGTATCGAGAAGAGGTTTTCTACGCGCAACAGGGCAATGGGGCGAGTTTGGCAAGCCGCGCGGACGTCGTCGAGTGGCTGGGGCGAGCGGCCGACCGCCAGTCTGGCCTCCCGGGTATGAAGCTATCCGTATCGAGTGTCACCGAGATGCGGCGGGCGGTGGTGTCGACCGGGATGCCGATGCGCCATGTCGATCGCGACGTGATGACGCAACGGGCCATGCGACTTATCCTCGAGGCGAAGAGCCTGCGCACCTTAGGTGCGGCCGCGCTGCATCTGGCATACGTCGCCGCGGGGCGGATCGATATGTTTTGGGAGTACGAATTGAATGCTTGGGACGTCGCCGCAGGCGTGTTGCTGATCCGCGAGGCGGGTGGCGTTGTCAAAGATCTGCACGGCGGGCAATATTCGTTGTTGACCCGCGATATCGTGGCGAGTGGCCGAACGGATACAGCCGACCACATCGTAGCGACACTTCGTGGCGAGTAG